The following are encoded in a window of Mycobacterium decipiens genomic DNA:
- a CDS encoding PPE family protein: MTTALDFATLPPEINSGRMYFGPGSASILAAASAWNELAAELHATALSYGSVLSALTGEEWYGPASAAMAAAAAPYVVWMGATAIQAEQTGAQAEAAAASYEAALAATVPPPVIEANRAQLAVLTASNVLGQNATAIAATEAEYAEMWAQDADAMYGYAASSAAATQLTAFAEPAQTTNPTGLAAQSAAVAQATGQAAGNQPSTLSQLLTAIPNVLQGLSSSGSFIPSWLQQLWANWGPNANVWNTLASTGLFLPSTLVDPFVGILGAVVAAHAAGDVLDAGASGTASEMAAPLGSTGGVSAGAANASIVGKLSVPPSWTETAPPASPLGSALGGTPMVAPPPAGAAGMPGMPIGAMAGQGFGRAMPQYGFRPRFVARPPAAG, from the coding sequence ATGACCACAGCACTGGACTTCGCCACGTTGCCGCCCGAAATCAATTCCGGGCGTATGTATTTCGGCCCTGGCTCCGCCTCGATACTGGCCGCCGCATCAGCCTGGAACGAATTGGCCGCAGAACTGCACGCCACCGCATTGTCTTACGGCTCGGTGCTTTCCGCGCTGACCGGTGAAGAGTGGTACGGCCCGGCGTCGGCAGCGATGGCAGCCGCAGCCGCACCCTATGTGGTATGGATGGGCGCCACCGCAATCCAGGCCGAGCAGACCGGCGCACAAGCCGAGGCCGCCGCGGCATCCTACGAAGCCGCGTTGGCCGCAACGGTGCCCCCACCGGTGATCGAGGCCAACCGTGCCCAGCTGGCGGTGCTGACCGCCAGCAACGTCCTGGGGCAGAACGCCACTGCGATCGCGGCAACCGAGGCCGAGTACGCCGAAATGTGGGCCCAAGACGCCGACGCGATGTACGGCTATGCCGCCTCCTCAGCGGCCGCTACCCAGCTAACCGCGTTCGCCGAGCCGGCGCAGACCACCAACCCGACCGGGCTGGCGGCGCAGTCGGCGGCGGTCGCCCAAGCCACCGGCCAGGCAGCCGGCAACCAGCCGTCGACCTTATCTCAGCTATTGACGGCGATCCCCAATGTGCTGCAAGGACTCTCGTCGTCCGGGTCATTCATTCCTTCCTGGCTTCAACAGCTATGGGCGAACTGGGGGCCCAACGCGAACGTCTGGAACACCCTTGCCTCGACCGGGCTCTTCCTGCCGAGCACCTTGGTCGATCCCTTCGTTGGCATACTGGGCGCTGTCGTGGCTGCGCATGCGGCTGGCGACGTGCTGGATGCGGGGGCTTCCGGGACAGCTAGCGAGATGGCGGCCCCGCTCGGTTCCACAGGCGGGGTTTCCGCCGGGGCGGCCAATGCATCCATCGTCGGCAAGCTGTCGGTGCCGCCGAGCTGGACCGAGACCGCACCACCGGCGAGCCCCTTGGGCTCGGCGCTGGGGGGCACACCGATGGTCGCGCCTCCGCCTGCAGGGGCGGCCGGTATGCCTGGAATGCCCATTGGCGCCATGGCCGGCCAAGGTTTCGGGCGCGCCATGCCGCAGTATGGCTTCCGGCCCAGATTCGTCGCACGACCGCCCGCCGCTGGGTGA
- a CDS encoding PPE family protein, producing MDFGALPPEINSGRMYVGPGSGPLLAAAAAWDALSAELHATATSYGATIEDLTVGRWTGPSSITMAAAAAPYVAWIRAAGGQAEQAATQAKIAAGAYETAFAATVPPPVIEANRALLMSLIATNIFGQNTPAIAAAEAHYAEMWAQDAAAMYGYAGSSATASQLTPFIEPPQTTNPAAVATQSAAVAEATGAAASSDITTQLSQLITSLPTALQSLATTTAVPSSLPAAALPPELASDLANWNTIMATLTGPYSLQGLTAIPGGPFLSFGQIYAYAQNAQGLQAFFTPAKPITGALAPLAESMLPYLNLSSATVGGSEVSGTMGRAALVGSLSVPQGWTTAAPAIRTLASVLPTNLAAAPTAAFAGETGVFSEMALASLAGRALGATAFGSGGGGAARSAGGVVAGADPAAATIIVIPALED from the coding sequence ATGGACTTCGGGGCGCTACCGCCGGAGATTAACTCGGGGCGAATGTACGTGGGCCCGGGATCCGGGCCGCTGCTGGCCGCCGCAGCGGCCTGGGACGCGCTTTCCGCCGAATTGCATGCCACGGCGACCTCCTATGGCGCCACGATTGAGGACCTCACCGTTGGGCGGTGGACGGGTCCCTCTTCGATCACGATGGCGGCCGCGGCCGCACCATATGTGGCGTGGATTAGGGCCGCCGGTGGCCAGGCTGAGCAGGCTGCCACCCAGGCCAAGATAGCCGCGGGCGCTTATGAGACGGCATTCGCGGCAACCGTGCCCCCGCCGGTGATCGAGGCCAACCGCGCATTGTTGATGTCGTTGATCGCCACGAACATCTTCGGGCAGAACACGCCGGCGATCGCGGCCGCCGAGGCCCATTACGCAGAGATGTGGGCTCAAGACGCGGCCGCGATGTATGGCTATGCCGGTTCGTCGGCCACCGCGTCGCAGTTGACGCCGTTCATCGAGCCGCCGCAAACGACGAACCCGGCGGCGGTGGCCACGCAATCGGCCGCAGTAGCCGAGGCCACCGGCGCCGCGGCCAGCTCGGACATCACAACGCAGCTGTCCCAACTGATCACCTCGTTGCCAACTGCGCTGCAAAGCCTGGCAACGACCACCGCGGTGCCGTCGTCGTTGCCGGCAGCCGCGTTGCCACCGGAGCTTGCGTCCGATTTGGCCAACTGGAACACCATCATGGCGACCCTCACCGGGCCGTACTCCCTGCAGGGGTTGACCGCCATACCCGGTGGCCCGTTCCTGTCGTTCGGGCAGATATACGCCTACGCGCAAAATGCGCAGGGTCTTCAGGCCTTCTTCACGCCGGCGAAACCCATCACCGGCGCGTTGGCGCCGCTGGCTGAGTCGATGTTGCCGTATCTGAATCTGAGCTCCGCGACCGTAGGTGGGTCGGAAGTGTCGGGGACTATGGGCCGTGCGGCCCTGGTGGGAAGTTTGTCGGTGCCACAGGGTTGGACAACCGCGGCCCCGGCGATCAGAACGCTGGCTTCGGTGCTACCCACCAACTTGGCAGCAGCCCCGACCGCCGCATTCGCCGGCGAGACCGGAGTGTTTAGTGAGATGGCCCTGGCCAGCCTGGCGGGACGGGCACTTGGTGCTACCGCGTTCGGCTCCGGTGGTGGTGGGGCGGCCCGCTCGGCTGGCGGCGTAGTGGCCGGGGCTGACCCGGCGGCGGCCACCATCATCGTGATTCCGGCGCTCGAGGATTGA
- a CDS encoding PPE family protein produces the protein MLYAALPPEINSGRMYTGPGSGPILAAAASWDALAAELQSTAAAYSSVVASLTSGAWLGPSSLAMAAAVAPYVTWMSATAAQAKEAAIQAAAAAGAYETAFAAHVPPPVIAANRSQLATLVATNVFGQNTAAIAATEAQYAEMWAQDVAAMYGYAGSSAAATQIAPFTEPPQITNAAGLASQAAAAGQSVGSAQSLLLANNPISVLLQLGADLSTAYTTVVSQLIDALAGPNAATTYEGLFNAIKAPIGFTTQFNDIGLLINFPISQFLKFAEPPGLLGELPKDALGGGLAAPAWGRGWLTSAVSGDGVSAHFGRGTLVGAFSAPPSWAAATPAIRTVAAALSAAGPEAVPAAALGEGSLLSSMSAAGMLGSALGAGAPSAFTRAGARGRLTAFKDLKDGTSPEKLKRLVAQISEKPESVQHHTVDQEGLDSLLEQLSKKPGIHAVHLSKGGKSKVVPSDTQLG, from the coding sequence ATGTTGTACGCAGCGTTACCGCCGGAGATCAATTCGGGCAGGATGTACACGGGTCCGGGGTCGGGGCCGATCCTGGCGGCCGCGGCGTCCTGGGATGCGCTCGCCGCCGAACTTCAGTCCACAGCGGCAGCCTATTCGTCGGTGGTCGCCAGCCTGACCAGCGGAGCGTGGCTAGGTCCGTCGTCACTGGCCATGGCGGCCGCGGTCGCACCCTACGTGACCTGGATGAGCGCGACCGCCGCACAAGCCAAGGAGGCAGCGATCCAGGCCGCTGCGGCGGCCGGCGCTTACGAGACAGCGTTCGCCGCGCACGTGCCACCGCCGGTGATTGCCGCCAACCGCAGCCAGCTGGCAACGCTGGTGGCGACCAACGTATTCGGGCAGAACACCGCGGCGATCGCGGCCACCGAAGCCCAATACGCAGAGATGTGGGCCCAGGATGTCGCCGCGATGTACGGCTACGCCGGCTCGTCGGCGGCCGCCACCCAAATTGCGCCGTTCACCGAACCGCCGCAGATCACCAATGCCGCCGGGCTGGCCAGCCAGGCGGCCGCAGCGGGGCAATCCGTCGGCAGCGCGCAGTCGCTGCTGCTCGCGAACAACCCGATATCGGTGCTGCTGCAACTGGGCGCGGACCTTTCCACCGCCTACACAACCGTCGTCTCCCAGCTCATCGACGCCCTGGCGGGGCCAAACGCGGCAACGACGTATGAGGGCCTATTCAATGCCATAAAGGCTCCAATTGGCTTCACGACGCAGTTCAATGACATCGGGTTGCTCATCAACTTCCCGATCTCGCAGTTCCTCAAATTCGCCGAACCGCCGGGGTTGCTCGGCGAACTCCCCAAAGACGCGCTGGGCGGCGGGCTCGCGGCGCCGGCCTGGGGCCGAGGGTGGCTGACCAGCGCGGTGTCCGGAGATGGGGTATCGGCGCATTTTGGACGCGGCACCTTGGTGGGGGCGTTTTCGGCTCCGCCGAGCTGGGCCGCGGCCACCCCGGCGATCAGGACGGTCGCCGCCGCGTTGTCGGCCGCCGGGCCAGAAGCCGTGCCAGCTGCCGCTCTCGGCGAGGGGAGCCTGCTCAGTTCGATGTCGGCGGCAGGCATGCTCGGAAGCGCCCTGGGCGCCGGGGCTCCCAGCGCTTTCACCCGTGCCGGCGCCCGCGGCCGTCTCACCGCGTTCAAAGACCTCAAAGACGGCACCTCGCCAGAGAAATTGAAGCGCCTGGTCGCACAAATATCGGAGAAGCCCGAGAGCGTGCAGCACCACACCGTCGATCAAGAGGGGCTGGACAGCCTGCTCGAGCAGCTGTCGAAAAAGCCGGGTATCCACGCGGTACACCTATCCAAAGGCGGCAAGTCAAAAGTCGTGCCTTCGGATACGCAGTTGGGCTAG
- a CDS encoding DUF732 domain-containing protein: MRRLLAVLGVCTTIGLAGPAYADPDEGGGDDAAFLAALQRAGITYASPDRAIGSGRAVCVCLDNGESGLELIHDVTIRNPGFDMDKAAQFAVISAKHYCPHHLAHV; encoded by the coding sequence ATGAGAAGGCTACTGGCGGTGCTCGGCGTTTGCACCACGATCGGCCTCGCCGGACCAGCTTATGCCGATCCGGACGAGGGCGGCGGTGACGACGCGGCCTTCCTGGCCGCGCTGCAACGAGCCGGGATCACATATGCCAGCCCGGACCGAGCCATCGGGTCCGGCAGAGCGGTGTGCGTGTGCTTGGACAACGGCGAGTCCGGCTTGGAGCTAATCCATGACGTGACGATCCGGAATCCGGGATTCGATATGGACAAGGCAGCCCAGTTCGCCGTGATTTCGGCGAAGCACTACTGCCCACACCACCTAGCCCACGTCTGA
- a CDS encoding MgtC/SapB family protein yields MQTLTIADFALRLAVGVGCGALIGLERQWRARMAGLRTNALVATGATLFVLYAVATEDSSPTRVASYVVSGIGFLGGGVILREGFNVRGLNTAATLWCSAAVGVLAASGHLVFTVIATGTIVTIHLLGRPLGRLIDRDNAVEDDEGLQPYQVQVICRPKSEKYVRAHIVQHTSSHDITLRGIHTGQAGDDRIALTAHLLMDGHTPAKLERLVAELSLQPGVYAVHWYAGEQAQAE; encoded by the coding sequence ATGCAAACGCTGACTATCGCCGATTTCGCGCTCCGGCTGGCCGTTGGAGTGGGTTGCGGGGCCCTTATCGGGCTCGAGCGCCAGTGGCGGGCGCGGATGGCCGGGTTGCGCACCAACGCCCTCGTGGCGACCGGTGCGACCTTGTTCGTGCTATATGCGGTCGCCACCGAGGACAGCAGTCCCACCCGAGTCGCGTCCTACGTGGTTTCCGGGATCGGGTTCCTGGGCGGCGGGGTAATCCTGCGTGAGGGGTTCAACGTCCGCGGACTCAACACGGCCGCCACCCTTTGGTGTTCGGCTGCGGTCGGTGTCCTGGCCGCGTCCGGGCATCTGGTGTTCACTGTCATCGCCACGGGAACCATCGTCACGATCCATCTGCTGGGGCGCCCACTCGGCCGGCTGATCGACCGGGACAACGCCGTCGAAGACGACGAAGGCCTACAGCCCTACCAGGTACAGGTGATATGTCGGCCAAAATCAGAAAAGTATGTGCGTGCTCATATCGTCCAACACACCAGCAGCCACGACATCACGCTGCGCGGAATCCACACGGGGCAGGCCGGCGACGACAGAATCGCGTTGACCGCCCACCTCCTCATGGATGGCCATACCCCGGCCAAGCTTGAGCGGTTGGTGGCGGAACTGTCGCTACAGCCGGGCGTTTACGCGGTGCACTGGTATGCCGGTGAGCAAGCGCAGGCAGAGTGA
- a CDS encoding NAD(P)/FAD-dependent oxidoreductase, whose translation MSRVVVVGSGFAGLWAALGAARRLDELAVPAGTVDVTVLSNTPFHDIRVRNYEADLSACRIPLADVLDPAGIAHITAEVTAIDVDARSISTAAGASYGYDRLVLASGSQVVQPAIPGLREFGFDVDTYDGAIRLQHHLQALTGGPPTPAATTVVVVGAGLTGIETACELPSRLRALFARGDGVSPRVVLVDHSPVVGSDMGPSARPVIEQALSANGVETRTAVGVAAVSQGGVSLSSGERLDAATVVWCAGMRASPLTEQLPVTRDRLGRLQVDDYLRVIGVPAMFAAGDVAAARMDDEHLSVMSCQHGRPMGRYAGYNVISDLFDEPMLPLRIPWYVTVLDLGPAGAVYTEGWDRTVVSQGTQAKATKQTINTQRIYPPLNGLRADLLAAAAPELQARP comes from the coding sequence TTGAGCCGGGTGGTTGTGGTCGGCTCCGGTTTCGCGGGGCTGTGGGCGGCGCTCGGTGCCGCCCGACGACTTGACGAGCTCGCCGTCCCCGCGGGCACCGTCGACGTCACGGTGCTGAGCAACACACCGTTTCACGACATCCGGGTTCGCAACTACGAGGCTGATCTGAGCGCCTGCCGCATTCCGCTCGCCGATGTGCTCGACCCCGCCGGCATTGCGCACATCACCGCCGAGGTGACCGCGATCGACGTCGACGCCCGCAGCATCTCCACCGCCGCCGGCGCCTCATATGGCTATGACCGACTGGTCCTCGCGTCTGGCAGTCAGGTGGTGCAACCCGCGATACCGGGCCTGCGGGAGTTCGGTTTCGACGTCGACACCTATGACGGCGCGATCAGGCTGCAACACCACCTGCAAGCGCTGACCGGTGGGCCGCCAACCCCCGCGGCCACTACCGTCGTGGTCGTCGGTGCCGGGCTAACCGGGATCGAGACAGCCTGCGAGCTGCCGAGCAGGCTGCGGGCCCTGTTCGCCCGCGGTGATGGTGTTAGCCCCCGGGTGGTGCTGGTCGACCACAGCCCGGTTGTCGGCTCCGACATGGGTCCATCCGCGCGGCCGGTGATCGAACAGGCGTTGTCGGCCAACGGCGTTGAGACCAGAACTGCCGTGGGTGTCGCCGCCGTCAGCCAGGGCGGGGTATCGCTGTCATCGGGTGAACGGCTGGATGCGGCCACGGTGGTCTGGTGCGCGGGCATGCGGGCCAGCCCGCTGACCGAGCAGCTACCGGTAACCCGCGATCGGCTGGGCCGGCTGCAGGTCGATGACTACCTGAGGGTGATCGGGGTCCCCGCGATGTTCGCCGCCGGCGATGTGGCCGCGGCCCGGATGGATGACGAGCACCTGTCGGTGATGTCGTGTCAGCACGGGCGCCCAATGGGCCGCTACGCCGGCTACAACGTCATCAGTGACCTGTTCGACGAGCCGATGCTGCCCCTTCGGATCCCTTGGTATGTCACGGTTCTCGATCTCGGACCGGCCGGCGCGGTGTACACCGAGGGTTGGGACCGGACGGTGGTGTCGCAAGGCACGCAGGCCAAGGCCACCAAACAGACAATCAATACCCAGCGGATTTACCCGCCGCTGAACGGACTTCGCGCCGACTTGCTGGCTGCGGCAGCGCCGGAACTGCAGGCCCGCCCCTGA